The following coding sequences lie in one Saccharopolyspora hordei genomic window:
- a CDS encoding DinB family protein → MGSPKSDLELYLGAARDALLGKLDGLSEYDVRRPLTPTGTNLLGLVKHVATMEAGYFGVVFDRPFPEPMPWLADDAEANADMWATADESREWVVDLYRRVRAHSDATIDALELDAPGRVPWWPAGRDEVTLHRVLVHVIAETDRHAGHADIVRELVDGQVGMQAPGDNLPDADRQWWADYRAELQRVAEDVARRCGGGPG, encoded by the coding sequence CGCCGCGCGGGACGCGCTGCTGGGCAAGCTCGACGGGCTCTCCGAGTACGACGTCCGCCGCCCGCTGACGCCGACGGGCACGAACCTGCTCGGCCTGGTCAAGCACGTCGCGACCATGGAGGCCGGGTACTTCGGCGTCGTCTTCGACCGGCCCTTCCCGGAGCCCATGCCCTGGTTGGCCGACGACGCCGAGGCCAACGCGGACATGTGGGCGACCGCCGACGAGTCGCGGGAGTGGGTCGTCGACCTCTACCGCCGGGTGCGGGCGCACTCGGACGCGACCATCGACGCCCTGGAGCTGGACGCGCCCGGTCGGGTCCCGTGGTGGCCGGCGGGCCGGGACGAGGTGACGCTGCACCGGGTCCTCGTGCACGTCATCGCCGAGACCGACCGGCACGCCGGGCACGCCGACATCGTCCGCGAGCTGGTCGACGGACAGGTCGGGATGCAGGCCCCCGGCGACAACCTCCCGGACGCCGATCGCCAGTGGTGGGCGGACTACCGGGCCGAGCTGCAACGCGTGGCGGAGGACGTGGCTCGACGGTGCGGCGGCGGCCCCGGGTGA